cgAGTGCATAATccctttgtcacacccccaaaccaaagatggcggaaacgtttgggggtggaggacttcatgtatagtatcgcagcaacgagtataatagtgatcaaagtaaatacaaccatcataaatataatcgagAAAGTTACATGATTTCatgagttacatgtttcaaaatcaatcacAATATAATGATAAAATGTTTTGTCTAACGCCAAAGCGTTCCATCCTTAAAAGCTGGTAGACACCTGTTTCtattgattacctgagaatacaagtaaattttgaaagagtgtcaacgattacgttggtgagtgcataagctTTTGTTTATAAATTTGAAAACCACTCTTTGTAAATGTAGTGTATgcacaagaaaaatccaatattttactTATTAAATGAGTTGCAATCTTAAGACCCAAAGACCGAAATGtgcaagtattttccatacttataaTAGTGTAAGCAGTTTTATAATCATAAAACCCATTAGAATGTAGATATCAAACTATGTGTGTCATTATCTCCCTAAGTGATTTATTATAACCATATTGATTGGCAGAGTAACctgttacgacgttcttcaggattcagaatgttatgacatttgtcaccccagacctgccgattTAGTTGTTGCATGCAACTAAGGCGTGGGTtatcaatcccaatatagatctatatacaagtatcacactctccctacaagagactctggttataactataggATTTTAACCATCACTCTAAGAGTACAaagaagtagtgcctcacaatcAGATTTAatgagtttacgtgtagtgtaatTGAAAATCCTTTTGTAGTAGGAATATAACCTTCCTTAGTAAGTTCATAGAGTTGAtgtaacataaactatacctattatagcttatcacATATGTTTGTGGTAAATAATATCTCTTATGAAGAATGCGTATTGTTTCAGAAATGTACATAACAAATAACACAAGTCAATATGTAGTCATCATTTATAAACACTTTGCTTAACAATTACAAAGTGTTAGTAAACTTGTAAGATAGTTGTAACTGGTTTTACTTTTTGTCActgtttttgtaaaaatcacagaaaaatcatcttgagtcgaaaactaaatccgtaaactctgaaagttcataaaatgtgtctagtaTGATCACAATTTTTTAATATGATTTTTAATGATTCCTAACTAGTGTAAAATTGACCATTTTCACCGACTGTTCCGAATTCTTTGCTGTAGTGATagacagttttataaaaatcaccataaaatgtagaaaaatcgtatgaacatgtgaaagtagtcatttgaaaggtataaacctgaaatatTTTCATACTAAACGGTTTTGAAAGTTATGGAGTTTAAGATGATCAAAACAGTTCAAGATTGAACTATAATTTTTCTGTTGAAAGTTGTCATTTGAGTTTAAGCATGTTTTGATgttgtaacttgtattctcccccataaaactagaagaaaacgtgaaaaggtggggtatgaactcaccttgagtgattatATGAGATGGATGGTTGAAGGAATAGAGGTTTCCaagccaagaacacttggagaatgCTTAAGGGTTTGAAGATCCTAagaacaaatatgacgatatttgtatAAGAATTCCATGTTTTGAGTGAAGAAATGTAGTATGTTTATGAGTAACGGTGAAGAACTTACCGAAAGTGAGGGAAGAATTCGTGACCTCCTGGGAGTTTTGAGTTCCAGAGAGAAGAATAGAGTAAGAGAGGGAGAAGATGTTTGCCTTTGGATAAAGGTAAGTGAGACTCTTGGGAATTGTTGAGAATAAGATCTCTTGAGTAATGTTAAGAATAAGATATCTTGGGTGGATTTGGTTAAGTCAATCTAATGGAGTGTGGGGGTGAGTTAAAAAAGGACAACGATTTGACTAGGTAAGGTGAAAATAGTGACATAAAGTGGATGATTaccttatgaataaaataatgagTCTTAGACATTattcataaaaatgtgatataACTCTTCATGTTTGGCATGAATTAGGAGTTTAGAGGGTTTGAGTCATGAGAAATATGAGTTTGAGGGTGTTCCTGACGTCAAATACTCCTAAAATTGCTAAAATGTCTGAAATGGTCAAAATTCAAAATGGGGTCCGGACTTGTGAGGGTTCCGGAGTCAAGAAGCCACTTCCGGAGCCAAAATACGAGTTCTGAAGTTGGCCTTCATGTTCCGGAGTCAATCAGCAACATCCGAAGTCGCTTTACCTTCCGAGATGCAAAGCTTTCGGCGTGCGAGACTTTCTGAGGCGAGATCTTCCGGAGCTGCGTGACTTTTCGGAGCGAGAAGGGTTTCCGGAGTAGGCGAAATTTCCCGGTTCTTCTTAGATGGTCCAAAGTCAACCCACAATCCGGAGTCAGAAGGCATTCCAGGctaagagggttccggaccaagaggagAGGCTCCAAAATTGAGTAGTGTATTGCGAATTGAGCTTGTTCTTATGGGTTTTCTCCATCCGTTTTGGGCTGTTTTCAACATAGGAATGGTTAGGATGATATCGGTGATTATGAAaaagttttgagagagatttaggagagagagatagagtgagagaGATTTAGAGAGGCTTTGCCGGTGGCCTTCATTAGTGTTTGGCCTCATAAGGAAAGGTTCTTAAACCCCATTATGTCTTGTTAAGAGTGTTTTGCACCCCCAAAGGGTATTTAATAGGGCTTTATATAGTCATTACATCACTTGCCCTGGTAGGGTTTGGAATTTCTGAACATTTGAAACTTCTGAGTGATACTTTATATTATGATAGAAAGTTGTACATTAGAAACATAGAATATACCCTATCATACAAGCACTAAATGAGTTTACCGGTTTGacctgttgactttgacttgactagaatttgacagttgtcacacccTTTCGTGAGCATgaatttaatacaagtattgaatAATGTATTAAATGTTTGTTGGTGTGTAAAATATTTGAtattgcctgaaatacgtgttaaagaacatacctgataatATTTGACGGTTTAGGATACAGAgtgagtaaacctaaattaattatgaggaacaTTGGGTAATATCTCTTTATGAGAACGAGTGAGATATACACGAATAAAAGAACTTTagaatatgtcattgatccgggagcatggattagacatagttattgtccctagtccgagagtatggattggacatagtcatttgtcattaatccgggagtatggattaagacatagtcagttgtccttagtccgggagtatggatatgACATAATTATTTGTCAttaatccaggagtatggatttagacatagacatttgtccctagtccgagagtatggaatggacacaatcattaatccgagagcatggattagatccgagagtatggattaagtaaAAGGTAAAATTTATGGTCCAAGAGTATGGATAGTGTCGTTAGGAGGATCAACGAGGTGGGGAAagagttgcttatatatatatatatatatatatatatatatatatatatatatatatatatatatatggtgaaattgtatattttgtgagttttaaattatatatatgatataacattgtgggattgaaatcccatgtactcaccaggttttccaacctgacccactcaagtttatttgtatcatatgTGTCAATACggagctactttacactgagagatctaaaagagatgtagatcactagtgtaaaagaatgtaaggtctgtttatgcttttgtttctgtattgacgatgacatcccaaagttttaaaagaaataaaatgcatttcttcggaaatgctttgataatacatttatcatgtttttctggtaacaaattccgcaacatttttgttaaaagggtactctgatttttataaagcataaacaaaatcggtcttttttggccgtgaaaaataGTGATGTCACAATGATGGACACCGGAGGAGTGCGTGTTGGCGATGGTGTTGTGTAGGACTTCAAAAAATCTAACTATTGGAAATGATTTGAGGAGAGTTGGTTTTTAGGAAGTTGTGCTTGGAAAATTTCGCACAAATTTTGCAGAAAGAGGGGGCATATCGCAACAACGATATGCTTAGTATCAAGTGGACTGCAATTAATCGGAAGTGGACCAAGTTTAATTCGATACACAACAAACTTTCTTCGCAAAAACAAAGTGGTGCGAaagatttcaattttttttagagTCGTGATAGAGCAATATCACGTCAAAATGGATTATGTTTTTCATACAACAAAATTTAGGAGGTTGTGAGAGCAGATCCAAAATGGCTTAAGACGCCAACATCGGCGGAGGTACAATCAAAGATGTCTCGCAATTCTAATTCGCTTGACGTTTCCGATGCACGAATTAACATCGGTCTCAACACCGACACAAATAACGTCCCGAAGACATTAAAGAGATCTACCCCCGCCACACACGTCGACCGGCCGAGCGCGACAAAGCGAAACCCGCTTAACGACACGCAGACGAAGCCAAGAGAAGGGCATAAGAGTTGGCGGAAATGAAAGAAAAGTTCGACCAACACAATCTACTTGCAAAACAAAAGGTTGAAGTGTAACGTGAACACTTGGAGTTCCTTCGTAAGCAAGCGGGGGAAAATCAAATAACGAATGGTTTAACGATTCTTCAGACTAGCGAAAAGAATATGAGACCATGTCAAGTGTAAGTGTTACGAAAGATAAATGAGAGGATCGAGAAAAAATATTTGGATGACTACTGTATTGTATcgtatttatgtttttaaattaggAATATAGTTTCTTTTGCATtcaatgtttttttatatatattttttatttttatgtaatgttatttttagtttttaaatgttATGCTTAATTTAGGATTTAATTAAATTACatgtcttatttttttatatataaataatacaaagtgaataattatttttttggaaaaacaataaataaataaacaataaataaattgaaaaaagaaaaaaaaaaaaaaagaaatgataACATGCGAAATTGAGagtgttataaataattatttattttttcatttaaccTTATAATACCATAAATGATATGAGACATGAAGAGATGTTTTTTAAATGTAGTAATATGCGATGTTGCTACACCAACTGATCTTAAACATTATGCGATTAAAAAAACAAGCAAAGCACTACTCTTGATACCTTATTTATTGTAAAAATTGTACATAGATATTTATTTGATCTAACAACATTTATATTTTATTCACAAAGAAAAACTATAAAAACATTTACAAAAAGTTTAAAGCATATGTAAAATTGTAAATTGTCAAAAAGTTTTAAGAACAAAAATATATTTGTAAATAGTAAATAAAGTTAAAGTAAAGGTGTATCCAGCTGGAGAACTATAAGAGCATCCACCTTCCAACAAGACCCATTCCTCCTCAAAATTCTGTAAAAAGGAATGGAGCAAACCGCTGCTCCACCACAACCACCGCCTCTCTCCGCCACCACCGCTGCCACAACGGCAACCATCAACACCACTACCACTACTACACACCCGGACTCCGTAGAGACTTCCCCTCGTTCCCGCAACAATGATTGTTGGGCAGAAGAAAATTCGCTATACCCATCTAATAATGGTTCTACGGCTGCGGCGGCGCCGGGTGGGTCTGCTAAGCTCCGGTTGATGTGCAGCTACGGCGGCCACATAGTTCCTCGCCCTCACGACAAGACCTTGTGTTACGTCGGCGGAGATACACGCATCGTTGTCGTAGACCGCCACACTACTCTTTCAGACCTCACTCACCGTCTTGCCAAAACCCTCCTCCGATCCTCTATCTCATCCACGACAGCATCATTTACACTTAAATACCAACTACCTTCTGAAGACCTTGATTCATTGATCTCCGTTACCACCGATGAAGACTTGGAAAACATGATCGACGAATATGAGAGACTGAACTCGTCTACCGACGTTAACAAATCTTCACGGCTCCGATTGTTCTTGTTTCCGTCTAAACCAGAATCCGTTTCCTCAATCGGATCGCTTCTAGAGAGCACCAATAAATCAGAAGATTGGTTCCTCAACGCGCTCAACGGTACATCTTCGATGTTTTCCGATACTTCATCCGTGAATTGCTTGTTAGGTCTTGAAGATGACGTTTCGATCCCGGAGAAGAAGGATGCTAATCACAAAGGTGTGATCGGTAAGCATTTGAGAGGAAATAATTCGGTTCAGGATATTCAATCGGTGCCTGACTCTCCGATGTTGGAAACGTCATCATCGTTCGGGTCAGCCTCGTCATCCCCGTCACTGGCTAACTTGCCGCCGGTTAGAGTAAACGTGGATGATCAACAGAAGGTTGGAGTAGGAATCGAGGAGCAGTTTTCTCATATGAGTATACATCAACAGCAAATCAAACATCAAGAGGATGTGAGTTTGCTGACTGCGCCGGCACCGGCTCCGGTGGTGATTACCGGTGCGCCTATAATTTCCAAGGTCGCGATCACCGATAATCAGAATCGTGTGTTATCAGAAGATGAGAAATCAGAGCAGGGGTTTCAATTGGCCTATCGcaagcagcagcaacaacaacaacaacagcaacatcaGCATAAACAATCCATAGCTTTTGATTTGCCTTCCCCGGGTTCGGTTTCAAGGTATCTCAAAGACCTCCCACTTTCTTCTTACTTGTATGCAAATGCATGCTAGATGTTTGCTAAAATGCCAAGGTGTGTTTTTGTTCTGAATAAAGTTTATATTGCCATAAATTGCAGTGATGGCAGTATAACACGAAGAACCCCGCCTGTGGTTTATCAAGATCCAGTTTCACAAACCCAATTTTCTACCaatagcaacaacaacaacagagcTTCTGAACACATTCCAAGCAATATTCATGATCAAAACACAAGAATTCAGATTCAAGATTCTGCTTATTTAATCTCAACTCCAACAACACCAACTCAAGTTGATCAACATCAACAGCATCCCCAATTGCACCACCATCCACAGTTCATTCATACTGCTATTCCACCACCACAGTACATCCAGCACCACCAATACCCATCCGGGGCAGTTCCGATGGGATCTTACTACCAGATGTACCCATCTCATTCCCAGGGCCAACATCATGCTCCTCGCCCACTTGATCAGCATAATTTTGTGTATTATATGCCTCCTCCTAATAATCAAGTCCCACCACCTCCATCTAGTTTATTCACCGGAGCAAGAACTGTCCAACCTGCAACTAAAACTGAATCTCCGGCAGCCATGTACAGAACAGCAAGCTCAGGGCCAGGTCAACAGCAACGTCAGCTTCAGCCTCAGCCTCAATATGTTGGGTACCCTACCCCTGGAGGTAATTTTGGTTATGAGTTTACTGATCCTTCAAAACATGTATACTATGCAACACCTCAATCTGCTTCTCCTTCTGCTTCTGCTGCACAATATCAAACCATGGTCTCAAGTTTGTCTGTTCCTTCTCCTGTTGAAGCTGCTGCTTCTCATCTTCAGACAGATAATAATTTGAGAACAACATCACAGCCTTGAGCCCTTGACAGGTGAAAATTTTGCAGCCAATTGTGTCTTGTTCTATTTTAttcttatatttatatttttatcttttgCATTGGTATTGGTTTGTGGTATGTATTTGTGATTCttgttaaaaaacaaaaaaaaaagcttGATTTTTTTATTCTTAGTGTATGTGTAATGCTATAATATTATATCAGTCGATTGAATTGTTAATATATCAAAGTTTTACCTTACCTTGAGTCCTTGAGTGGGTGGCTATGCCTATATATTATATTCTTGTCTAGCAAGTGGCATGGTATTTGTTCCTATATTCTCAAATGgcatcatcctcatcatcatcatacaACAACTAACCTGATCTTCATGTAAAGATATTCTTCACATTAattcttcttcttattattaGCATATAGAGTAGTAGTGTTTCTCATTTTGACTTTCTTGAAAGTGGTGCATCAGCCTATAGGCTATAGTATAAAGCAATTCTTTCCCATTCCATTGTGAAAAGAATaatgattgtttgattgatttATTTTAACCGAAGGGGTAAAACTTAAAAGAAAACAGTTGGCATTGCAAAAAAGAAGAGCCTGTGTACAAAATGGAAGGCCTAAGTAAAGTAATAGAATTACTAGAAGAATGTTTGGTGTAAATGGTTTTGGTTTGTGTTTAGTTGTTTCCCTACCTACATGTATTATTGTCCTCGGATCACATGATCATTAATGGGCATTGGCCATTGGTGAATCAAACACCaaaaagtgaagcatgatttaggtcaaacttgaaaaTCTTCTCATGATTAGTGCTTTTTGCCTTAGGATTAGTCACGTCTATTTCTTTCTAATGGTGATCACCTGTTATGAAACAAAACGGTTTAAAACTAAGATGgtcttttcaaaaaaataaaataaaaaataagacaaaCTCATGGTTTGTGTTGTAAGTTTGAAGAATGGTGAAAGTGAAAGAGAATAGGGGAGGTAAATGAAGACATGAAATAATTGAAAATGGAAAAGAATGAAATTAACCTGGTGTAGGTCCCACCCACAAAAACAACCCAACGAAAGAGTGTGGGGGAGGGAGAGTACAATGGCAAGTTGTCATCCACAATGGCATACAATAAAATACCTGCTCTACCCAACCATTCTCTACTtgtctttttataaaataatttcaGATTGTAATTAATTCTTTTGACTGTTGCTCCTTGTAATCATGAGGAATGGATGCAAACTATcaactctctctctttctttcagAAACAAGTAAAAACCTGTGGCTAAATTTcttgatatttaatttctcaaattTAAATCCTTGAATGTTGGCATTTAGTTTCTACCTAGAAATGTtatttaaaacaaacaaaaaaaaaattcatattttaaaaaGCTATTTCAGTTAGTTTTGATGTGTTTTTAAAGTGTTTAGTTTTACGACATGTTTGGCAAAAAGCTTTTAAGACATTTTAGGAGGTTTTAAAAATTTTCGTttaaggctatgtttggcggagtagctgaaaagttagctgttagctgaaaagctagctgatggctgaaaagctagctgttaaataaaaagctagctgataaaaaataacgtttggtaaaactagctgaaatatataaaattacataaaaggacatgtaagaatatgtgtttctataattaattaggggtgtatttggaaaattttaaaaaagctcctaaaaagctagtctaagtagcttttcaaaaaactagcttataagctagcttatcagctactttttggcttaccaaacacgacaacataaaaaagctcgaaaaataagctagcttatcagctagctgtgACGCGCCAAACATAACCTAAGAGTAAGAATTTAAAGCTttcattttaaacaaaaaaactaaTATTTGAAAAACTATTCAAATAATGTATAATGGAAAAAATCTTATATATTATACCAAATTTACTTAGATTACCCATAATAATCATTCTAATCACTTACTGTTTCTTGGTTTCTACTCATATGATCTTTATGTAAGTTTACATATTTTAAAAACTTCACTTACTTTTGATGAATATTTTACAATGATATACAAATAAAAATTTCGGGCTTCAACATTTTGCTAGATACTTATATCCTTAATATCTTATATCATTTTACATATTTTAAGAGATTACAGTTAGTTAGTTTgtctttttgaaaatttctatacataaaaatatatggcTTCCAACTATTTTCATCTATCCAATAGGTTGTGGTCCAATGATTACTTGGATGCTTGTAGGGTATCTTTTAGTTAGTGAAAATGCTGTCATGGATAAGCATTTTTATAATGCTTTTGGTTTAAGAAACGAGATACATCATAAAACTCGTGATTGATTAGCAAATAAGAATAAAATGAActatcttttttgttttttaatgagTTGATTTGGTAGATGAAGCATTAATGATTAATGAAAAGTCTAATAATTTCCCTAAATCATATTTCATAATTTTCTACAAAAACCTACGTATAATCTTTATTCCATTCAGTCtagatttatatttatttattttttttttaagtgaACTATCTTAAATAAGCTTATAAATTTGTGTAATAGCTAGATATAAATAGCGGACTTTACATAGAGAAGTCTTATTATTTTGAATTCTTTTTTGATAAAGCTCTAAAAAAAAATTTTGAACAGAAAAATCATGATTATTTAATTTTACACGATAATCTATCATTTgctgttaaaataaaaaaaaaagactttttcgttaatttggaaaatattaaataatcaagaattttctattaaaaaaaataataatttaggacttttataaaataataagactTTTTTTCTGTAAACAAACCCATAAAGGGCTTTTTACTTAATTCATGCAAAGAGAAGGTAGAGTGGTAGACTAGTTTTGCAATATTTATcacaaaaattaaatttatttaaaaaatgaattttgtAAAATAGTTGATAAATGATGTTATCAGTGGGTTTTCACTAgaaaaatattacaaaaaaatgtattttttttaaaaagaaaatgactattttttccaaaaaaaaaaaaagaaaatacaatTTGTGAAACTATTTTTGATCCCTCTATTTGTGACGGGGACAATTTATTTAttgaataaataa
The genomic region above belongs to Lactuca sativa cultivar Salinas chromosome 4, Lsat_Salinas_v11, whole genome shotgun sequence and contains:
- the LOC111894492 gene encoding uncharacterized protein LOC111894492 gives rise to the protein MEQTAAPPQPPPLSATTAATTATINTTTTTTHPDSVETSPRSRNNDCWAEENSLYPSNNGSTAAAAPGGSAKLRLMCSYGGHIVPRPHDKTLCYVGGDTRIVVVDRHTTLSDLTHRLAKTLLRSSISSTTASFTLKYQLPSEDLDSLISVTTDEDLENMIDEYERLNSSTDVNKSSRLRLFLFPSKPESVSSIGSLLESTNKSEDWFLNALNGTSSMFSDTSSVNCLLGLEDDVSIPEKKDANHKGVIGKHLRGNNSVQDIQSVPDSPMLETSSSFGSASSSPSLANLPPVRVNVDDQQKVGVGIEEQFSHMSIHQQQIKHQEDVSLLTAPAPAPVVITGAPIISKVAITDNQNRVLSEDEKSEQGFQLAYRKQQQQQQQQQHQHKQSIAFDLPSPGSVSSDGSITRRTPPVVYQDPVSQTQFSTNSNNNNRASEHIPSNIHDQNTRIQIQDSAYLISTPTTPTQVDQHQQHPQLHHHPQFIHTAIPPPQYIQHHQYPSGAVPMGSYYQMYPSHSQGQHHAPRPLDQHNFVYYMPPPNNQVPPPPSSLFTGARTVQPATKTESPAAMYRTASSGPGQQQRQLQPQPQYVGYPTPGGNFGYEFTDPSKHVYYATPQSASPSASAAQYQTMVSSLSVPSPVEAAASHLQTDNNLRTTSQP